agaacaagaaatctttcttaaaaggtaaggaGGTGCGTGACAATGCTCGGTTCGACTCAAGGGGATGAGATATGGGAGGCTGTACGTGATTTGCCAACAAGCGTCGATGGGatgaagaagagtttaaagagttgaaaaagaaaaaaatggttggtttaaaagaagtattttttgggagcttccctctttggaaaacaatgttgatcgacacaatttggatgtgatgcacatagagaagaacttctttgagttacttattcatacgattatggatgtaaaaggaaagacacgtgatgatattaattcaagaatagaattgaagaaattttgtgatcgtcctaaacttcatattcgtaaggatggggctaaaccaaaagccatatttactcttgacaaagctcaaagaaaggtattgtgcgattggataggaaacttgaagtttcccgatggatatgcatccgatttgagccgttgtgttgatttgaaggaactgaagttgaaagggttgaaaagtcatgattgtcatgttttcatggagcgcttattacccgtggcttttaaaaatttactccTGACTACAGTTTGGAATGCGATTCTGAGAAATAAGTCAATTTTTtagagatttatgttcctccacgatatcggttgaggacatgagtcgtttagaagaccaaataccataaattttgtgtaaacttgagatgatatttccgccttctttttcaattcgatggagcatctacctatccatttgccatatgaagctaaatttggtggacccgtccaatataggtggatgtatcctttcgaaaggtttcttaatcatgtgaagaaaaaaattggtaataaagctcgtgtggaaggttctatatgcaatgcctacctaacggaagagattgccaatttttgctctctttattttgaaaaacatattgagaccaaagcaaaatacttgaatattgatgaagcggatgaactagacacaagtatacccaagtgtttccaaatgcaggatgaaatagggtgttcatcagttgggggaacaagatttctggatgacaaggagtataaccgtgcccacctttatgtgctatctaattgtgaggttttggagccatatgaagctcaatttgtgacagatttcattaaagatcaccctaatgtgaacagagaggatgtttggcataagcatgaggatcaatttccagcctggtttcggaagcatgtatgtaagctaaatattcaagatgatgtgataagaagcttggctttgggtccttctcgaaaggttgtgacgtggaatcgatattcaattaatgggtttaagtttcaaacatttgactatggcaaaagtaaggctaaatgcaactacggcgttactatttcttctcttgatggcaatgattattatggcatattagaggatatctttgagttgtgctacaatggccgggataggagt
The Silene latifolia isolate original U9 population chromosome 11, ASM4854445v1, whole genome shotgun sequence genome window above contains:
- the LOC141612701 gene encoding uncharacterized protein LOC141612701, coding for MYPFERFLNHVKKKIGNKARVEGSICNAYLTEEIANFCSLYFEKHIETKAKYLNIDEADELDTSIPKCFQMQDEIGCSSVGGTRFLDDKEYNRAHLYVLSNCEVLEPYEAQFVTDFIKDHPNVNREDVWHKHEDQFPAWFRKHVCKLNIQDDVIRSLALGPSRKVVTWNRYSINGFKFQTFDYGKSKAKCNYGVTISSLDGNDYYGILEDIFELCYNGRDRSYKTVLFKIQWRDNSVAGTRVHDRYKLVEVNHTRTYSQYDPFILAQQAHQVYFASLPSTSNDRQQKQWWAVFKTKARSEVDTSFFQEEVVSETVLSPVDHDEIIYANEIEAEEELEEEEEENDKERDGIEEGEEEEEEEEEEEEEEEEEEEEDEDDDDDE